One genomic segment of Camelus ferus isolate YT-003-E chromosome 19, BCGSAC_Cfer_1.0, whole genome shotgun sequence includes these proteins:
- the LOC116658029 gene encoding uncharacterized protein LOC116658029 → MAGVLIPQPGLRQLAQHVSSELLILHGRRPSCSAILCWNLGQKLAPHALPPDKLRGHHAHPRCPDTGFCHLSPLRGRHRGLSASEGRGAKVGSVAERTHPHPRPPSHCPHPPPPAQRSSEPSGVQSPQLASQAAEGRPGLSPRDELWADHAQKQLKETYPGHNWQKCPELHTFGGVTTVLSQSEIAGHAVSTQWWGTSFAGFLSPPSRCQRQRNATKGQEVRPAETWHCGTLSQEETSAGLEETKCPAVSLWGDTDLRPAASGRGVLPTVRGSLEAGGSPKEI, encoded by the exons ATGGCTGGCGTCCTGATTCCCCAGCCGGGCCTCCGACAGCTGGCACAGCACGTCTCGTCGGAGCTGCTGATCCTGCACGGCCGCCGGCCTTCCTGCTCCGCCATCCTGTGCTGGAACCTAGGGCAGAAGCTTGCACCCCATG CTCTGCCGCCAGACAAGCTCAGGGGACACCACGCTCACCCCAGGTGCCCAGACACAGGGTTCTGTCACCTTTCCCCGCTGCGTGGCAGGCACCGTGGCCTGAGTGCGTCAGAAGGAAGAGGAGCGAAAGTCGGCAGCGTCGCAGAGAGAacgcacccccaccccaggcctccctctcactgccctcaccctccaccccctgcccagcGCAGCAGCGAGCCGTCCGGAGTGCAGAGCCCACAGCTGGCGTCccaggctgcagagggaagacctGGGCTAAGCCCCAGAGATGAGCTCTGGGCAGACCATGCACAGAAGCAGCTAAAG GAAACCTACCCTGGCCACAACTGGCAAAAATGCCCAGAACTCCATACCTTTGGGGGAGTCACCACTGTCCTTTCACAAAGCGAGATAGCAGGACACGCAGTTTCCACCCAG TGGTGGGGCACCAGCTTTGCTGGCTTCCTATCGCCACCCAGCAGGTGTCAAAGGCAGAGG AATGCGACCAAGGGGCAGGAGGTCAGGCCCGCGGAGACGTGGCACTGCGGGACTCTCAGTCAGGAAGAGACttctgctggccttgaagaaacAAAGTGCCCGGCTGTGAGCCTTTGGGGGGACACGGACCTCCGTCCTGCTGCCTCAGGAAGAGGAGTTCTGCCGACAGTCCGAGGGAGCTTGGAGGCAGGTGGCTCCCCCAAGGAAATCTGA
- the OGFR gene encoding opioid growth factor receptor produces the protein MDDPDCDSTWEEDEEEDGEGSSAAATEDGEAGAPGDAEDQAKAKAEEEARPSALQFGVTGSRNWRAARDTRRYRHHYPDLVEQDGNGDMPNLSFYRNEIRFLPNGCFIEDILQNWREEYELLEDNHHYIQWLFPLREPGVNWHAKPLTVQEAEAFQNCEEVRERLVQAYELMLGFYGIQLQDRATGRVCRAQNYQKRFQNLSWHSHNNLRITRILKSLGELGLEHYKAPLARFFLEETLVRQQLPGVRQSALDYFVFTVRCRHQRRELLHFAWEHFQPRCKFVWGPHDKLQKFRPCSPPCSPLPAGRRQAKGEDSPGDPLPEANAQGQICGPKREEEGGHVAEGPQPPSTESQEAGALERAQVDEAGVQEGPESPNLKESKKRKLEVNLREQAPVRPGPSASEVEKIALNLEGCALSPGSLSAGTQELDSQAPREAEQPCPQPEGAKAADDVRKRRKVDQGARDGTGVAARDGPLALAPTWPPASPGCPEAEEGENGVREEAEGPAGPEQGAPGSPTPAGPPMGKGAELAAEAGPSVPPGKP, from the exons ATGGACGACCCGGACTGCGACTCGACCtgggaggaggacgaggaggaggacgGCGAGGGCTCGAGCGCCGCGGCCACCGAGGATGGCGAGGCCGGCGCTCCGGGGGACGCGGAGGAccaggccaaggccaaggccgaGGAAGAAGCGCGGCCTAGCGCGCTCCAG TTTGGGGTGACGGGGTCCAGAAACTGGCGAGCTGCGCGGGACACGCGCAGGTACCGGCACCACTACCCG GATTTGGTGGAACAAGATGGCAATGGTGACATGCCCAACCTGAGTTTCTACAGAAATGAGATCCGGTTCCTGCCCAACG GCTGTTTCATTGAAGACATTCTTCAGAACTGGAGGGAGGAGTACGAACTCCTGGAGGACAATCACCACTACATCCAGTG GCTGTTTCCCCTGCGGGAGCCAGGGGTGAACTGGCATGCCAAGCCCCTCACAGTCCAGGAGGCTGAG GCATTTCAAAACTGCGAGGAGGTCAGGGAGCGGCTGGTTCAGGCCTACGAGCTCATGCTGGGTTTCTATGGGATCCAGCTCCAGGACCGAGCCACGGGCAGAGTGTGCCGGGCACAGAACTACCAGAAACGCTTCCAGAACCTCAGCTG GCACAGCCACAACAACCTGCGCATCACTCGCATCCTCAAGTCCCTGGGTGAGCTGGGCCTAGAGCACTACAAGGCGCCTCTGGCCCGCTTCTTCCTGGAGGAGACACTGGTGCGCCAGCAGCTGCCGGGCGTGCGGCAGAGCGCCCTGGATTACTTCGTGTTCACCGTGCGCTGCCGCCACCAGCGCCGCGAGCTGCTGCACTTCGCCTGGGAGCACTTCCAGCCCCGCTGCAAGTTCGTCTGGGGGCCCCATGACAAGCTGCAGAAGTTCAGGCCATGTTCTCCGCCCTGCTCACCCCTGCCGGCTGGCCGCCGACAGGCCAAGGGGGAGGACAGCCCGGGGGACCCCCTCCCCGAGGCCAATGCCCAAGGGCAGATCTGTGGgccaaagagggaggaagaggggggtcATGTGGCTGAGGGCCCCCAGCCGCCCAGCACAGAGTCCCAGGAGGCCGGAGCCTTGGAGAGGGCCCAGGTAGATGAGGCCGGCGTGCAGGAGGGGCCCGAGTCTCCAAATCTCAAGGAGAGCAAGAAGAGGAAGTTGGAGGTGAACCTGCGGGAGCAGGCCCCAGTGCGGCCGGGCCCGAGCGCCTCGGAGGTGGAGAAGATCGCCCTGAACCTGGAGGGCTGTGCCCTCAGCCCGGGCAGCCTCAGTGCGGGGACCCAGGAACTGGACAGCCAGGCCCCGAGGGAGGCCGAGCAGCCCTGCCCGCAGCCCGAGGGGGCCAAGGCAGCCGACGATGTGAGGAAGCGAAGGAAGGTGGACCAGGGTGCCAGGGATGGCACTGGAGTGGCAGCCAGGGATGGTCCCCTTGCTCTGGCCCCCACCtggccccctgcctccccagggtgcCCTGAGGCCGAAGAGGGTGAGAATGGGGtcagagaggaagcagaaggcCCAGCAGGGCCAGAGCAGGGTGCCCCCGGGAGCCCCACCCCTGCAGGACCCCCGATGGGCAAGGGGGCTGAGCTGGCAGCAGAGGCGGGGCCTTCTGTGCCACCTGGGAAGCCTTAA